Proteins found in one Numida meleagris isolate 19003 breed g44 Domestic line chromosome 25, NumMel1.0, whole genome shotgun sequence genomic segment:
- the MDFI gene encoding myoD family inhibitor codes for MSRQSRPEPRRADPPPEVGETSRPSPTAPRSEKAPDDAESRTVLPNGTAAARTELVGTPEAVTCQPQIRAATQAPGPCTHLLQNGAGQGPDPGGNTGNGVFRPLPSSQKPHRKLQSHHSINSQSSKKSKGSSKSASSHIPIEAQEDCCVHCILSCLFCEFLTLCNIVLDCATCGSCTSEDSCICCCCCNSGECADCDLPCDMDCGIIDACCESADCLEICMECCGLCFSS; via the exons AGGTGGGTGAGACCTCGCGCCCTTCTCCCACGGCCCCCAGGAGCGAGAAGGCCCCGGATGATGCTGAGTCCCGCACAGTGCTGCCCAACGGCACCGCAGCAGCCAGGACTGAACTTGTGGGCACTCCCGAAGCTGTGACAT GCCAGCCCCAGATCCGAGCAGCCACGCAGGCCCCTGGCCCGTGCACCCACCTGCTGCAGAACGGGGCTGGGCAAGGGCCGGATCCAGGTGGGAACACGGGGAACGGGGTCTTCCGCcctctgcccagctcccagAAGCCTCACCGTAAGCTGCAGTCCCACCACTCCATCAACAGCCAGAGCAGCAAGAAGAGCAAGGGCAGCTCCAAGTCGGCTTCGTCCCACATCCCTATTGAGGCGCAGGAAG ACTGCTGCGTCCACTGCATCCTGTCCTGCCTCTTCTGTGAGTTCCTGACCCTCTGCAACATCGTGCTGGACTGTGCCACCTGCGGCTCCTGCACCTCCGAGGActcctgcatctgctgctgctgctgcaactCAGGCGAGTGCGCAGACTGCGACCTGCCCTGCGACATGGACTGCGGCATCATCGACGCCTGCTGCGAGTCGGCCGACTGCCTGGAGATCTGCATGGAGTGCTGCGggctctgcttctcctcttgA
- the TFEB gene encoding transcription factor EB isoform X2, translating to MASRIGLRMELMKQQAQQEAERERAQQQLMMNYMQQQRMPVASTPAINTPIHYQSPPPVPGEVLKVQSYLENPTTYHLQKSRDKKVQAYLSETYGNKFAAHVSPASHSPKPPPAASPSVRPGHIVSSSAGNSAPNSPMAMLNIGSNPEREFDEVIDDIMRLDDVLGYMNPEVHMPNTLPMSSSHMNVYSGDPQVTASLVGVTSSSCPAELTQKRELTDAESRALAKERQKKDNHNLIERRRRFNINDRIKELGMLIPKANDLDVRWNKGTILKASVDYIKRMQKDLQRSRDLENHSRRLEMTNKQLLLRIQELEMQARVHGLPTSSPSGVNVAELAQQVVKQEAGVDEGMLEPLLPPPDPESQPAMPPPPQSPYHQLDFTHSLSFDDGSQGFPDSLEPSHSTSFPSLSKKELDLMLLQDTMLPLASDPLFSAVSPEASKASSRRSSFSMEDADML from the exons ATGGCGTCCCGCATCGGGCTGCGGATGGAGCTGATGAAGCAGCAAGCGCAGCAAGAGGCCGAGCGGGAGCGCgcgcagcagcagctgatgatGAACTACATGCAGCAGCAGCGCATGCCGGTGGCCTCCACTCCTGCCATCAACACCCCCATCCACTACCAGTCCCCACCGCCTGTGCCTGGAGAAGTCCTCAAG GTGCAGTCCTACCTGGAGAACCCCACCACCTACCACCTGCAGAAGTCACGGGATAAGAAGGTTCAGGCGTATCTCTCCGAGACCTATGGGAACAAGTTTGCTGCCCACGTCAGCCCTGCCAGCCACTCGCCAAAGCCACCCCCGGCTGCGTCCCCCAGCGTCCGGCCCGGCCACATCGTGTCCTCCTCGGCAGGCAACAGTGCACCCAACAGCCCCATGGCCATGCTCAACATCGGCTCCAACCCCGAGCGGGAG TTCGATGAAGTCATTGATGACATCATGCGTCTGGATGACGTTCTGGGCTATATGAACCCCGAGGTCCACATGCCCAACACA CTGCCGATGTCCAGCAGTCACATGAATGTCTATAGCGGGGACCCCCAGGTGACCGCTTCTCTCGTTGGTGtcaccagcagctcctgccccgCCGAGCTCACCCAGAAGAGAGAGCTGACAG ATGCTGAGAGCCGAGCCCTGGCAAAGGAGCGCCAGAAGAAAGACAATCACAACCTGA TTGAGAGGCGGCGAAGGTTTAACATCAATGACCGCATCAAGGAGCTGGGGATGCTGATCCCCAAGGCCAACGACCT GGACGTGCGCTGGAACAAAGGGACGATCCTGAAAGCTTCTGTGGACTACATCAAGAGGATGCAGAAGGACTTGCAGAGGTCGCGAGACCTGGAGAACCACTCTCGGCGGCTGGAGATGACgaacaagcagctgctgctccgcATCCAG GAGCTGGAGATGCAGGCACGCGTGCACGGGCTGCCCACGTCCTCACCCTCAGGCGTCAACGTGGCCGAGCTGGCTCAGCAGGTGGTCAAGCAGGAGGCTGGCGTGGATGAGGGGATGCTGGAGCCGCTGCTGCCCCCTCCTGACCCTGAGTCGCAGCCAGCAATGCCTCCTCCACCGCAGTCCCCCTACCACCAGCTGGACTTTACCCACAGCCTGAGCTTCGACGACGGCTCCCAGGGCTTCCCGGACAGCCTGGAGCCCAGCCACAGcacttccttcccttccctatCCAAgaaggagctggacttgatgctgctgcaggacaccATGCTGCCCCTGGCCTCCGATCCCCTGTTCTCGGCCGTGTCCCCTGAGGCCTCCAAGGCCAGCAGTCGCCGGAGCAGCTTCAGCATGGAGGATGCAGACATGCTGTGA
- the TFEB gene encoding transcription factor EB isoform X1 → MHSVTPSLTGSPPCLACIPLPRCTMASRIGLRMELMKQQAQQEAERERAQQQLMMNYMQQQRMPVASTPAINTPIHYQSPPPVPGEVLKVQSYLENPTTYHLQKSRDKKVQAYLSETYGNKFAAHVSPASHSPKPPPAASPSVRPGHIVSSSAGNSAPNSPMAMLNIGSNPEREFDEVIDDIMRLDDVLGYMNPEVHMPNTLPMSSSHMNVYSGDPQVTASLVGVTSSSCPAELTQKRELTDAESRALAKERQKKDNHNLIERRRRFNINDRIKELGMLIPKANDLDVRWNKGTILKASVDYIKRMQKDLQRSRDLENHSRRLEMTNKQLLLRIQELEMQARVHGLPTSSPSGVNVAELAQQVVKQEAGVDEGMLEPLLPPPDPESQPAMPPPPQSPYHQLDFTHSLSFDDGSQGFPDSLEPSHSTSFPSLSKKELDLMLLQDTMLPLASDPLFSAVSPEASKASSRRSSFSMEDADML, encoded by the exons ATGCACAGTGTTACCCCCTCACTCACAGGGTCACCTCCGTGCCTGGCCTGCATCCCACTGCCCCGCTGCACCATGGCGTCCCGCATCGGGCTGCGGATGGAGCTGATGAAGCAGCAAGCGCAGCAAGAGGCCGAGCGGGAGCGCgcgcagcagcagctgatgatGAACTACATGCAGCAGCAGCGCATGCCGGTGGCCTCCACTCCTGCCATCAACACCCCCATCCACTACCAGTCCCCACCGCCTGTGCCTGGAGAAGTCCTCAAG GTGCAGTCCTACCTGGAGAACCCCACCACCTACCACCTGCAGAAGTCACGGGATAAGAAGGTTCAGGCGTATCTCTCCGAGACCTATGGGAACAAGTTTGCTGCCCACGTCAGCCCTGCCAGCCACTCGCCAAAGCCACCCCCGGCTGCGTCCCCCAGCGTCCGGCCCGGCCACATCGTGTCCTCCTCGGCAGGCAACAGTGCACCCAACAGCCCCATGGCCATGCTCAACATCGGCTCCAACCCCGAGCGGGAG TTCGATGAAGTCATTGATGACATCATGCGTCTGGATGACGTTCTGGGCTATATGAACCCCGAGGTCCACATGCCCAACACA CTGCCGATGTCCAGCAGTCACATGAATGTCTATAGCGGGGACCCCCAGGTGACCGCTTCTCTCGTTGGTGtcaccagcagctcctgccccgCCGAGCTCACCCAGAAGAGAGAGCTGACAG ATGCTGAGAGCCGAGCCCTGGCAAAGGAGCGCCAGAAGAAAGACAATCACAACCTGA TTGAGAGGCGGCGAAGGTTTAACATCAATGACCGCATCAAGGAGCTGGGGATGCTGATCCCCAAGGCCAACGACCT GGACGTGCGCTGGAACAAAGGGACGATCCTGAAAGCTTCTGTGGACTACATCAAGAGGATGCAGAAGGACTTGCAGAGGTCGCGAGACCTGGAGAACCACTCTCGGCGGCTGGAGATGACgaacaagcagctgctgctccgcATCCAG GAGCTGGAGATGCAGGCACGCGTGCACGGGCTGCCCACGTCCTCACCCTCAGGCGTCAACGTGGCCGAGCTGGCTCAGCAGGTGGTCAAGCAGGAGGCTGGCGTGGATGAGGGGATGCTGGAGCCGCTGCTGCCCCCTCCTGACCCTGAGTCGCAGCCAGCAATGCCTCCTCCACCGCAGTCCCCCTACCACCAGCTGGACTTTACCCACAGCCTGAGCTTCGACGACGGCTCCCAGGGCTTCCCGGACAGCCTGGAGCCCAGCCACAGcacttccttcccttccctatCCAAgaaggagctggacttgatgctgctgcaggacaccATGCTGCCCCTGGCCTCCGATCCCCTGTTCTCGGCCGTGTCCCCTGAGGCCTCCAAGGCCAGCAGTCGCCGGAGCAGCTTCAGCATGGAGGATGCAGACATGCTGTGA